A region of Argentina anserina chromosome 5, drPotAnse1.1, whole genome shotgun sequence DNA encodes the following proteins:
- the LOC126794369 gene encoding uncharacterized protein LOC126794369 yields MASVTASDFSGGEEETEDHTPTIPELVSSLRDSFQTADFDRAEEALIAREANLKRRFQREAAELTALKKLKEEEEVPDEGKEVIWELKKEKRRLEREQLSAEREVESMESRVLSLEDDVLRLCGENSGGFSVREDHRYSGSVVNMETVFDALIASHANGTLQIPAREAKLDRVIQKQMEEFAAREKTHMFEVQKLQRLENEYAALQKKHQCQMKEKDSVENELKGCREEIERLKGELNVMEEKHRVESDEIKQKEQSSRLEALKVEDGCAALQKKHQSQLEEQVKVENELKHCWLEINRLKGNVNIMEEKHKNECEEIEKKHQSKLLEMLKVKNEIKRLKEEGKVLEEKYKNEYRELEQTNESYYQERLKAEIELKVCKSELDELKEERKVLKQKHQCHLLEVENELKHCKTELVTLKEELNISNEKCEKLLEEVIKHGKDKDEVVSSRNDKEVKNEPMYVKLENEIMRLDKFINANHLGSKYMDKRSKNNGMTDGTRIKKCIQDPKHVINVEDLYDYVPANASPRGFGVGNSGAPKSSYEGVILLSDSEDDCAPGEPDYLGLKRKRASWPNASDNNNAGHNFEQESSPTSANKKHRMLHPCGSLVSNNGKQFNQSSCDREILRPSGEKVKEEVASSVKNYDSESSSLSLFSSDGSEDNGDINSMML; encoded by the exons ATGGCTTCTGTAACAGCCTCCGATTTCAGCGGCGGCGAAGAAGAAACCGAGGACCACACCCCGACCATACCGGAGCTGGTCTCGTCGCTGCGGGACTCTTTCCAGACGGCCGACTTCGACAGAGCCGAAGAGGCCCTCATCGCCAGAGAAGCCAACCTGAAGCGGCGGTTTCAGAGAGAAGCCGCCGAGCTCACCGCCTTGAAGAAGctcaaggaggaggaggaggtccCGGACGAGGGCAAAGAGGTCATTtgggagttgaagaaggagaagcgTCGATTGGAGAGGGAGCAATTGAGTGCTGAGCGCGAGGTTGAGAGTATGGAGAGCCGAGTGTTGAGCTTAGAGGATGATGTTCTGAGATTGTGCGGTGAAAATTCGGGGGGTTTCAGTGTGAGAGAGGATCATAGATACAGTGGCAGTGTTGTAAATATGGAGACTGTGTTTGATGCTTTGATTGCGTCTCATGCTAATGGAACTCTGCAAATTCCAG caaGGGAAGCTAAGCTTGACCGAGTGATACAGAAACAGATGGAGGAGTTTGCTGCACGTGAGAAGACGCATATGTTTGAGGTGCAGAAATTGCAAAGACTTGAGAATGAGTATGCAGCGCTTCAGAAAAAGCACCAATGTCAGATGAAGGAAAAGGACAGTGTTGAGAATGAACTGAAGGGTTGCCGCGAGGAGATCGAGCGGTTGAAAGGGGAGCTAAATGTAATGGAGGAAAAACATAGGGTTGAGTCTGACGAGATTAAGCAAAAAGAACAATCTAGCCGTCTGGAAGCGCTCAAAGTTGAGGATGGGTGTGCAGCACTTCAGAAAAAACACCAAAGTCAGCTGGAGGAACAAGTCAAGGTTGAGAATGAGCTGAAGCATTGCTGGCTGGAGATCAACCGGTTGAAAGGAAATGTAAATATTATGGAGGAAAAGCACAAGAATGAGTGtgaagagattgagaagaaacATCAATCTAAACTTCTGGAAATGCTCAAAGTTAAGAATGAGATTAAGCGGttgaaagaagaaggaaaggtTCTGGAGGAAAAATATAAGAACGAGTACAGGGAACTTGAGCAAACAAACGAATCTTATTATCAGGAAAGGCTCAAGGCTGAGATTGAGCTCAAGGTGTGCAAGTCTGAACTTGATGAGTTGAAGGAAGAGAGAAAGGTCCTTAAGCAAAAACACCAATGTCACCTTCTGGAAGTTGAGAATGAGTTAAAGCACTGCAAGACCGAGCTTGTGACATTAAAGGAGGAGCTAAATatctcaaatgagaaatgtgaGAAGCTTCTGGAGGAGGTGATTAAGCATGGGAAAGATAAGGATGAAGTGGTCAGTTCCCGAAATGACAAGGAGGTGAAGAATGAGCCTATGTATGTGAAATTGGAGAATGAAATCATGCGGTTAGATAAGTTCATAAATGCAAATCATCTTGGATCAAAATACATGGATAAGAGAAGCAAAAATAATGGAATGACAGATGGTACTAGAATAAAGAAGTGTATCCAAGACCCCAAGCATGTCATAAATGTGGAGGATTTGTATGATTATGTGCCAGCAAATGCTTCCCCTAGAGGATTTGGTGTTGGGAATTCAG GTGCTCCTAAATCTTCATATGAAGGTGTCATTCTTCTCAGTGATAGCGAAGATGACTGTGCTCCTGGGGAACCAGATTATCTTGGACTCAAAAGAAAACGAGCTTCATGGCCAAATGCTAGTGATAATAACAATGCTGGTCACAATTTTGAACAAGAGAGTTCCCCAACTTCCGCAAATAAGAAACATAGGATGCTGCATCCCTGTGGCTCTCTGGTTTCTAACAATGGGAAACAATTTAATCAATCAAGTTGTGACCGAGAGATCTTAAGACCATCTGGAGAAAAAGTTAAGGAAGAGGTTGCCAGTTCTGTGAAGAATTACGATTCTGAATCAAGTTCTTTAAGTTTGTTCAGTTCTGATGGTTCTGAGGATAATGGTGACATTAATTCCATGATGCTATAA
- the LOC126795108 gene encoding uncharacterized protein LOC126795108, giving the protein MAFRKWPDEAVSISVLVSKLRDAHRSSSKIDEVEEKLIVREMRIKKEYDKQKKEWEEKLKSEREEGRVWKGKYEKLLDKAKRRGIDADENLVPIIERKNNIFHTEKMKMLRDLESAVSRLEDENGELMKCLGINFTGKSDNGTGSEESAPVLELENGFDDLNVNEGSTDPKKSPGIGNVGSDAIVIIDNDRESAGQTLSGKKNSKNDEGNGILNVAAGVPKDPHMLKRKRAPSPPSIGNNENDDEDFALDHIPISEVIRKQGKKLSLGLSSSQVTGKDASLGFCDPMILRQSGEKERKKQKSLPKSSKSHAKASNHTFGNHGTNDETSSDSSQDTEYEKSLKMINDVIQRVKQ; this is encoded by the exons ATGGCTTTTCGAAAGTGGCCCGACGAGGCCGTCAGCATTTCGGTGCTGGTCTCGAAGCTGCGAGATGCGCATCGCAGTAGTTCAAAAATCGATGAAGTCGAGGAGAAGTTAATAGTGAGAGAAATGAGAATAAAGAAAGAGTACGATAAGCAGAAGAAGGAGTGGGAAGAGAAGCTGAAATCTGAGAGGGAGGAGGGGAGAGTTTGGAAGGGCAAGTATGAGAAGCTTCTGGACAAGGCCAAGAGGCGGGGCATAGACGCTGACGAAAATTTAGTCCCGATTATCGAGAGGAAGAACAATATATTTCACacggagaagatgaagatgctGAGGGATCTTGAAAGTGCCGTGTCGAGGTTGGAGGATGAAAATGGGGAATTGATGAAGTGTCTGGGTATAAATTTTACGGGAAAGAGTGACAATGGTACGGGTAGTGAAGAATCTGCTCCTGTGCTAGAATTGGAGAATGGGTTTGATGATCTGAACGTGAATGAAGGAAGCACGGATCCGAAAAAATCACCAG GTATTGGGAATGTAGGAAGTGATGCCATAGTGATTATTGATAACGACAGAGAGTCTGCCGGACAAACCTTGTCTGGAAAGAAAAATTCTAAAAACGATGAAGGCAATGGCATTTTAAATGTGGCTGCTGGTGTACCAAAGGACCcgcatatgctaaaaagaaaACGAGCTCCTTCTCCTCCAAGTATTGGGAACAATGagaatgatgatgaagattttgCCTTGGATCATATCCCAATCAGTGAAGTGATCAGAAAGCAAGGCAAGAAGCTGAGTTTGGGCCTCAGTAGTTCTCAAGTCACAGGAAAAGATGCTTCTTTAGGGTTTTGCGATCCAATGATCTTAAGACAATCTGGAGAAAAGGAAAGGAAGAAACAGAAGTCATTGCCAAAATCTTCCAAGTCTCATGCGAAAGCAAGCAATCATACATTTGGTAATCATGGTACTAATGATGAAACTTCTTCAGACTCATCACAAGACACAGAGTATGAAAAAAGTCTAAAAATGATCAACGACGTTATTCAAAGGGTCAAACAATGA